In Streptomyces durocortorensis, a genomic segment contains:
- a CDS encoding ScbR family autoregulator-binding transcription factor: protein MAKQDRAIRTRQTILMAAAQAFEKYGYQAATITEILKSAGVTKGALYFHFPSKEDLALGVLDAQEPPRAAPDQTLKLQELIDVGILFSHRLQTSLLARAGVRLSMDQQAQGLDRSGPFLRWQEATHALLAQAKHNGELLPHVNPTETADLYVAAFAGTQAVSQTLTDYRDLQRRHITLQQHILPSIATPSILTALDLTPERAERLSRLDPVA from the coding sequence ATGGCCAAGCAGGACCGGGCGATCCGCACACGCCAGACAATTCTGATGGCGGCAGCCCAGGCCTTTGAGAAATACGGTTATCAAGCAGCCACCATTACCGAAATACTGAAAAGCGCCGGCGTCACGAAAGGCGCCCTCTATTTTCATTTTCCGTCGAAGGAAGATCTCGCACTCGGCGTCCTCGATGCCCAGGAACCACCGAGGGCGGCCCCGGACCAGACCCTCAAGCTCCAGGAACTCATCGACGTAGGGATACTTTTCAGCCATCGGCTTCAGACCAGCCTCCTCGCCCGAGCGGGTGTCCGCCTCTCGATGGACCAGCAGGCTCAGGGCCTCGACCGCAGTGGCCCCTTCCTCCGCTGGCAGGAGGCCACCCACGCCCTCCTCGCCCAAGCCAAACACAACGGCGAACTACTCCCTCACGTCAACCCCACCGAGACCGCGGATCTCTATGTCGCCGCCTTCGCGGGCACGCAGGCGGTCTCCCAGACCCTCACCGACTACCGGGACCTCCAGCGCCGCCACATCACGCTCCAGCAGCACATCCTCCCCAGCATCGCCACGCCCTCGATCCTGACCGCCCTCGATCTGACCCCGGAGCGCGCCGAGCGCCTCAGCCGCCTCGATCCCGTCGCCTGA
- a CDS encoding LysE/ArgO family amino acid transporter, whose translation MTNALTAAAAGFGTGLSLIVAIGAQNALVLRQGVRRDGVLAVVAICALSDAALIALGVAGVGAVVVAWPTALTVVGLLGGVFLIAYGLLAARRVLRPAALHTHDAPAATKRGVVLTCLAMTWLNPHVYLDTVFLLGSVAAGQGSLRWTFGLGAILASACWFAALGYGARLLGGVLARPSSWRVLDGLVAVMMIGLGAKLALGA comes from the coding sequence ATGACCAACGCCCTGACCGCCGCGGCCGCCGGCTTCGGCACCGGCCTCTCCCTCATCGTCGCCATCGGCGCCCAGAACGCCCTCGTGCTGCGCCAGGGCGTCCGCCGCGACGGGGTGCTCGCGGTGGTGGCCATCTGCGCCCTGTCGGATGCGGCGCTCATCGCGCTCGGCGTCGCCGGGGTCGGCGCCGTCGTCGTGGCCTGGCCGACGGCCCTGACCGTGGTGGGGCTGCTCGGCGGCGTGTTCCTGATCGCCTACGGCCTCCTCGCCGCGCGCCGTGTCCTGCGCCCGGCCGCGCTCCACACGCACGACGCCCCGGCCGCGACGAAGCGGGGCGTCGTGCTCACCTGCCTCGCGATGACCTGGCTCAACCCCCACGTGTACCTCGACACCGTCTTCCTGCTCGGCTCCGTCGCGGCCGGCCAGGGGTCCCTGCGCTGGACCTTCGGGCTCGGCGCGATCCTCGCCAGCGCGTGCTGGTTCGCCGCCCTCGGCTACGGCGCCCGGCTGCTGGGCGGGGTTCTCGCACGCCCCTCGTCGTGGCGGGTGCTGGACGGTCTCGTCGCCGTGATGATGATCGGCCTCGGTGCGAAGCTGGCCCTGGGGGCCTGA
- the afsA gene encoding 2-oxo-3-(phosphooxy)propyl 3-oxoalkanoate synthase, with protein MDSEAAVVHPVGIEMVHRSRPEDAFPQNWVRLGHDRFSVEALLPHDHPFFAPVAEDRHDPLLVAEAMRQAAMLAFHAGYGVPLGHHFLMADLEYVCHPEHLAVGGGPTAIDVEVYCSDLKWRGGLPAQGRVGWAVHRGGRLAATGTGATRFTTPKAYRRIRQDVPTEGISIPRTAPVPASRAGRTRAEDVVLSETGRDGVWGLRVDTRHPTLFQRPNDHVPGMLLLEAARQAACLVAGGGGMVPAEASTRFHRYAEFGSPCWIRAVVLPESAGDTVTLRVTGNQDGKPVFSTLLSGPLVRA; from the coding sequence ATGGATTCGGAGGCCGCGGTGGTGCATCCCGTGGGGATCGAGATGGTGCACCGGAGCCGGCCGGAGGACGCCTTTCCGCAGAACTGGGTCCGCCTGGGGCATGACCGGTTCTCGGTGGAGGCGCTCCTCCCGCACGACCACCCGTTCTTCGCCCCCGTGGCGGAGGACCGGCACGACCCGCTGCTCGTCGCCGAGGCGATGCGGCAGGCGGCCATGCTCGCCTTCCACGCCGGGTACGGAGTGCCCCTCGGCCACCACTTCCTGATGGCGGACCTGGAGTACGTGTGCCACCCGGAGCACCTGGCCGTCGGCGGCGGGCCCACCGCGATCGACGTGGAGGTGTACTGCTCCGACCTGAAGTGGCGGGGCGGGCTCCCGGCGCAGGGGCGCGTCGGCTGGGCGGTGCACCGGGGCGGTCGGCTCGCCGCCACGGGCACGGGGGCGACCCGGTTCACCACCCCCAAGGCGTACCGGCGGATCCGTCAGGACGTGCCCACCGAAGGCATATCCATACCGCGGACCGCCCCGGTCCCCGCCAGCCGGGCGGGCCGGACCAGGGCCGAGGACGTGGTGCTGTCGGAGACCGGACGGGACGGCGTCTGGGGACTGCGCGTGGACACCCGGCATCCGACGCTGTTCCAGCGCCCCAACGACCACGTCCCGGGCATGCTGCTGCTGGAGGCGGCCAGGCAGGCCGCGTGCCTGGTGGCCGGAGGCGGCGGGATGGTCCCGGCGGAGGCGAGCACCCGCTTCCACCGGTACGCCGAGTTCGGCAGCCCGTGCTGGATCAGGGCGGTGGTCCTGCCCGAATCGGCCGGCGATACGGTGACCTTGAGGGTGACGGGCAACCAGGACGGCAAGCCGGTGTTCTCCACGCTCCTGTCCGGTCCACTGGTCAGGGCCTGA
- a CDS encoding NmrA family NAD(P)-binding protein: MILVTGATGAVGREVAGLLAAAGPVRILARRPERLTVRGPEAEVVAGEYADRPALDRALNGVTSVFLVTNSPTEPDDERVATAAAAAGVRHLVKLSMMAVEEPGADDFITRRQRENEQAVRESGVPWTFVRPRTFMSNTLSWAPGIRSSGVVRALYGDAPVACIDPRDVAAVAVGVLTGTGHEGKAYAVSGPEAITAREQTAQLSRALGRPLRFEELGPDAARAALLAKYPRPVAEAFLESAERQLAGAKAAVVPTVHDVTGSEARPFRTWAADHKDAFAPVQR, from the coding sequence GTGATTCTGGTGACGGGTGCGACCGGAGCGGTGGGCCGCGAGGTCGCCGGACTGCTGGCGGCGGCCGGGCCGGTGCGGATTCTCGCGCGCCGCCCCGAGCGGCTGACCGTACGGGGACCGGAGGCCGAGGTCGTCGCGGGTGAGTACGCGGACCGCCCCGCCCTCGATCGGGCGCTGAACGGCGTCACGTCGGTGTTCCTGGTGACGAACAGCCCCACGGAGCCCGACGACGAGAGGGTCGCGACGGCCGCGGCCGCGGCGGGCGTCCGTCACCTGGTGAAGCTGTCGATGATGGCCGTTGAGGAGCCCGGCGCCGACGACTTCATCACCCGGCGCCAGCGGGAGAACGAACAGGCCGTCAGGGAGTCGGGCGTCCCGTGGACGTTCGTCCGCCCCAGGACCTTCATGTCCAACACCCTGTCCTGGGCACCCGGCATCCGCTCGTCGGGCGTGGTGCGCGCCTTGTACGGCGACGCGCCGGTCGCCTGTATCGACCCGCGCGACGTCGCAGCGGTCGCCGTCGGCGTCCTGACCGGTACGGGTCACGAGGGCAAGGCGTACGCCGTCTCGGGCCCCGAGGCGATCACCGCACGTGAGCAGACGGCCCAGCTCTCCCGAGCACTGGGGCGGCCGCTGCGCTTCGAGGAACTGGGCCCGGACGCGGCGCGCGCGGCACTGCTCGCGAAGTATCCCCGGCCGGTGGCGGAAGCCTTCCTCGAAAGCGCGGAGCGGCAGCTCGCCGGCGCCAAGGCGGCGGTCGTGCCGACGGTCCACGACGTGACGGGCAGCGAGGCCCGGCCCTTCCGTACCTGGGCGGCCGACCACAAGGACGCGTTCGCGCCGGTTCAGCGGTGA
- a CDS encoding LysR family transcriptional regulator ArgP, with protein MMSELPLDQVRTLLAVVDEGTFDAAAQALRVTPSAVSQRVKALEQRTGRVLLMRTKPVRPTESGEAVVRFARQLARLERDTRAALGMSGPGESARLAIAVNSDSLATWFLPALRRVPEELDLCYELRREDQDHTAALLREGLVMAAVTSSPKAVTGCSVRGLGRMRYVPVATPGFADRWLGRGTGAELRELLADAPVLCFDRRDDLQDSFARGLGLPAGAGARRHSVPTSEGFVEAVAAGMGWGMLPEVHARPLLSTGELVALTRDHVVDVPLFWQQWKLDSPALAAVAEAVAAEAAETLRGTRSG; from the coding sequence ATGATGTCGGAGCTTCCTCTCGATCAGGTAAGGACGCTGCTGGCCGTCGTCGACGAAGGCACGTTCGATGCGGCCGCGCAGGCCCTGCGGGTCACACCGTCGGCGGTCAGCCAGCGCGTGAAGGCGCTGGAGCAGCGCACGGGCCGGGTGCTGCTGATGCGGACGAAACCGGTCCGGCCCACCGAGTCCGGCGAGGCGGTGGTGCGTTTCGCCCGACAGCTGGCCAGGCTGGAGCGCGACACCCGCGCGGCGCTCGGGATGTCCGGGCCGGGCGAGTCGGCGCGCCTGGCGATCGCGGTGAACTCGGACTCGCTGGCGACCTGGTTCCTGCCCGCCCTGCGGCGCGTGCCCGAGGAGCTGGACCTCTGCTACGAGCTCCGCCGGGAGGACCAGGACCACACCGCCGCGCTGCTGCGGGAGGGGCTGGTGATGGCAGCCGTCACCTCGTCGCCGAAAGCGGTGACGGGCTGTTCGGTGCGGGGGCTGGGCCGGATGCGGTATGTGCCGGTGGCGACGCCGGGTTTCGCGGACCGGTGGCTCGGGCGGGGCACGGGGGCCGAACTGCGCGAGCTGCTCGCCGACGCACCGGTGCTCTGCTTCGACCGGCGGGACGACCTCCAGGACTCCTTCGCGCGCGGGCTCGGCCTCCCGGCCGGAGCGGGCGCACGGCGGCACTCCGTCCCCACCTCCGAAGGGTTCGTGGAGGCCGTGGCGGCGGGCATGGGCTGGGGCATGCTGCCCGAGGTCCACGCGCGACCGCTGCTCAGCACCGGCGAGCTGGTGGCCCTCACCCGGGATCACGTCGTCGACGTCCCGCTGTTCTGGCAGCAGTGGAAGCTGGACTCCCCGGCCCTGGCGGCCGTTGCCGAGGCGGTGGCGGCCGAGGCCGCCGAGACCCTGCGCGGCACCCGGTCCGGCTGA
- a CDS encoding endo alpha-1,4 polygalactosaminidase gives MSPQVPAPLLRRRGRLFALAGGAAVATGAGLLLSGVLATGSPAPPAPPAPKVVPPTANATFDYQIGGAYPPPAGVEAVARDRGDQPAEGLYNVCYVNAFQAQPDALAWWRKNDPDLLLRDSDGDLVNDEAWGEALLDTSTAAKRSRLAVIVGDWIDGCAKAGFQAVEPDNLDSYERSGGLLTPAHNAAFAELLATRAHAAGLAIGQKNSTDLLERREAIGFDFAVSEECGRYDECADYASAYDDRVFVVEYTARDFARACSSVGARLSVVRRDLDVRPAGRAGYVFRTC, from the coding sequence ATGTCCCCGCAGGTCCCCGCCCCCCTCCTCCGCCGCAGGGGCAGGCTCTTCGCACTCGCCGGCGGTGCCGCGGTCGCGACGGGAGCAGGGCTGCTCCTGTCCGGCGTCCTCGCCACCGGCTCTCCCGCACCTCCCGCGCCTCCCGCGCCGAAGGTCGTGCCGCCCACGGCGAACGCGACGTTCGACTACCAGATCGGCGGTGCGTACCCCCCGCCCGCCGGGGTGGAGGCGGTCGCCCGCGACCGTGGCGACCAGCCCGCCGAAGGGCTGTACAACGTCTGTTACGTCAACGCCTTCCAGGCCCAGCCGGACGCACTTGCCTGGTGGCGGAAGAACGACCCCGATCTGCTGCTGCGCGACAGCGACGGCGACCTGGTCAACGACGAGGCGTGGGGCGAGGCGCTGCTCGACACATCGACCGCGGCCAAGCGCAGTCGGCTGGCGGTGATCGTGGGGGACTGGATCGACGGCTGCGCGAAGGCGGGGTTCCAGGCGGTGGAGCCGGACAACCTGGACTCGTACGAGCGCTCCGGCGGCCTGCTGACCCCGGCACACAACGCCGCGTTCGCCGAGCTCCTGGCCACCCGGGCGCACGCGGCCGGGCTGGCGATCGGCCAGAAGAACAGCACCGATCTGCTGGAGCGGCGCGAGGCGATCGGGTTCGACTTCGCGGTCAGCGAGGAGTGCGGCCGGTACGACGAGTGCGCCGACTACGCCTCCGCGTACGACGACCGGGTCTTCGTCGTCGAGTACACCGCGCGCGACTTCGCCCGGGCCTGCTCGTCCGTGGGAGCGCGGCTGTCGGTGGTGCGCCGGGACCTGGACGTCAGGCCGGCCGGACGAGCGGGGTATGTGTTCCGTACCTGCTGA
- a CDS encoding VOC family protein translates to MTAAEQTTPVHGVPCWVSLMTPDLRATEDFYTAVLGWTFRSGTLGKGFSVAHVGTVPVAGIGQIAPGLPASVNWTPYFAVDDVDAAAGRVRERGGTIAVGPIRLGPGRGAVAADREGAGFGFWEGRTPPWLLGRDNAPASLELRTSHAFDAAIFYAEIFGWASEEPGGCEVGYAYAQDAVVVRQGGRTVATLRGGGDGASPDPRLRPRWHVRFLVEDLEAVTEAARRAGGAVSPPVDRPADGTESVISDPYGGIFTVCTHLAPDAPGPSA, encoded by the coding sequence ATGACGGCGGCAGAGCAGACCACTCCCGTGCACGGCGTTCCGTGCTGGGTCAGTCTCATGACCCCGGACCTGCGGGCCACCGAGGACTTCTACACGGCCGTTCTCGGCTGGACCTTCCGCTCCGGCACCCTCGGCAAGGGCTTCTCCGTCGCCCACGTCGGGACCGTGCCCGTCGCCGGGATCGGACAGATCGCCCCGGGCCTGCCCGCGTCCGTGAACTGGACCCCGTACTTCGCCGTCGACGACGTGGACGCCGCCGCGGGCCGGGTCCGGGAGCGCGGTGGCACGATCGCCGTCGGCCCGATCCGGCTGGGCCCCGGCCGGGGAGCCGTCGCCGCGGACCGGGAGGGGGCCGGATTCGGCTTCTGGGAGGGCCGGACCCCTCCGTGGTTGCTCGGCCGCGACAACGCACCGGCCTCCCTCGAACTGCGCACCAGCCACGCCTTCGACGCCGCGATCTTCTACGCCGAGATCTTCGGCTGGGCCTCCGAGGAGCCCGGTGGCTGCGAGGTCGGTTACGCCTACGCGCAGGACGCCGTCGTCGTACGCCAGGGCGGCCGGACCGTGGCCACCCTGCGCGGCGGCGGGGACGGCGCGTCCCCCGACCCCCGGTTGCGCCCGCGCTGGCACGTCCGCTTCCTGGTCGAGGATCTGGAAGCGGTCACCGAGGCGGCCCGCAGGGCGGGCGGCGCGGTCTCGCCGCCCGTGGACCGCCCGGCCGACGGAACCGAGTCGGTGATCAGCGACCCCTACGGCGGCATCTTCACCGTCTGCACCCACCTCGCGCCGGACGCTCCCGGCCCTTCGGCCTGA
- a CDS encoding lysophospholipid acyltransferase family protein has product MLSRIAAVVVPSFGRLTVTSDHASAPAAGSIIVANHTSLADPGIVLAALLRLGVEPVVLATAGLWRIPVLGRLLERGGHVPVHRHTHRAADALDEAAAALGDGRHVLIYGEGRLPGRTDAAEAPPESFRSGLARLAHASGAPVVPLGQAGARRVTSGRCVKQISGLLTAPARRPRLHVHVGAALHLPPDVEAATARARAAVTSAWRTAAGHLGEPAARVAAATRAA; this is encoded by the coding sequence GTGCTCAGCCGCATCGCCGCCGTCGTCGTCCCCTCCTTCGGACGCCTCACCGTGACGTCCGACCACGCCTCAGCCCCGGCCGCGGGCAGCATCATTGTCGCCAACCACACCTCCCTCGCCGACCCGGGCATCGTCCTCGCCGCTCTGCTCCGACTCGGCGTCGAACCCGTCGTCCTCGCCACCGCGGGGCTCTGGCGGATCCCGGTCCTCGGCCGGCTGCTGGAGCGCGGCGGCCATGTGCCCGTGCACCGCCACACCCACCGGGCGGCCGACGCCCTCGACGAGGCGGCCGCCGCGCTCGGGGACGGGCGGCATGTCCTGATCTACGGGGAGGGTCGGCTGCCCGGCCGCACCGACGCCGCCGAGGCCCCTCCGGAGAGCTTCCGCAGCGGCCTCGCCCGCCTCGCCCACGCGTCCGGCGCTCCGGTCGTGCCGCTCGGCCAGGCGGGCGCCCGCCGCGTGACCTCAGGCCGGTGCGTCAAGCAGATCTCCGGGCTGCTCACCGCTCCGGCCCGCCGCCCCCGCCTCCACGTCCACGTCGGCGCCGCGCTGCACCTTCCGCCGGACGTCGAGGCGGCCACCGCCAGGGCCCGCGCTGCCGTCACGTCCGCCTGGCGCACGGCGGCCGGACACCTGGGCGAACCCGCGGCCCGGGTGGCGGCGGCGACGCGGGCGGCGTAG